A stretch of Rhizobium sp. TH2 DNA encodes these proteins:
- a CDS encoding amidohydrolase, with protein sequence MTADILVRNIRPLGGELTDLFIRNGRFSEGPIEGAVTEIDGAGQIALPGFVEAHTHLDKTMVGMDWFRNEVGPTRNDRILADRRGKRELGIDARRQSARQVAQTLRYGVTHIRSHVDVDTEIGIANVEGVVATREAFRDLVDVQIVAFPQSGMLVREGTLDLMDEALKAGADIVGGIDPGTIDRDPVRHLDAIFSLAERYGKPVDIHLHEPGDLGAFCLELIIERVRAHAMQGRVMVSHAYCLGMLDGPRQASLIESLARERISVMTVGSPSAPALPLRMMRQAGVVVASGSDGIQGTWEPWGNGDMLERAKYLAQRNGWTNDADLEETARICTFGGAEGIDLADYGLSPGCLGNVVLMPARTLAEAVALTPRQRTVICRGRLVVDRGVSIVEPPNVE encoded by the coding sequence ATGACCGCAGATATTCTTGTTCGCAACATCAGGCCCCTTGGCGGGGAACTCACGGACCTGTTCATCCGCAATGGCCGCTTTTCCGAGGGTCCGATCGAAGGCGCCGTGACGGAGATCGATGGGGCCGGGCAGATCGCGCTACCGGGATTCGTCGAGGCCCATACGCATCTCGACAAGACGATGGTGGGGATGGACTGGTTCCGCAACGAGGTCGGCCCGACCCGGAACGACCGCATCCTGGCGGATCGCCGGGGCAAGCGCGAACTCGGCATCGATGCCCGCCGGCAATCGGCCCGGCAGGTCGCGCAGACATTGCGCTACGGCGTCACGCATATCCGCAGCCATGTCGATGTGGATACCGAGATCGGCATCGCCAACGTCGAGGGCGTCGTGGCGACGCGCGAGGCATTCCGCGATCTCGTCGACGTGCAGATTGTCGCTTTTCCGCAGAGCGGCATGCTGGTGCGCGAGGGCACGCTCGATCTCATGGACGAGGCGCTGAAGGCCGGCGCCGATATCGTCGGCGGCATCGATCCCGGTACCATCGACCGTGACCCTGTCCGGCATCTCGACGCGATCTTTTCCCTCGCCGAGCGTTACGGCAAGCCGGTCGACATTCATCTGCATGAACCCGGTGATCTCGGCGCATTCTGCCTCGAACTGATCATCGAGCGCGTGCGGGCGCATGCGATGCAGGGCCGCGTGATGGTGAGCCATGCCTATTGCCTCGGCATGCTGGATGGGCCACGTCAGGCCTCGTTGATCGAGTCTCTTGCACGGGAGAGGATCTCGGTAATGACAGTCGGCAGTCCCTCCGCGCCGGCATTGCCGTTGCGCATGATGCGGCAGGCCGGCGTCGTCGTAGCCTCTGGCTCCGATGGGATTCAGGGCACATGGGAGCCGTGGGGCAATGGCGACATGCTGGAGCGGGCGAAATATCTCGCCCAGCGTAACGGCTGGACCAACGACGCCGATCTGGAAGAAACCGCACGTATCTGCACCTTTGGCGGCGCGGAGGGGATTGATCTGGCCGACTACGGATTGTCGCCGGGTTGCCTGGGCAATGTTGTCCTCATGCCGGCACGCACGCTGGCGGAAGCGGTAGCGCTCACGCCACGGCAGCGCACGGTGATCTGCCGCGGCCGGTTGGTCGTCGATAGGGGCGTTTCGATCGTCGAGCCGCCGAATGTCGAATAG
- a CDS encoding ABC transporter permease — protein MTGPSAIRTSALLSPALLAIVLLIGAPLGLMAWISLLEKGGTSGVDWSSAPSLANYIRLVWEEDFDGTMIVNTTYLTIFLRSVAQAAVTTILCLVLGLPVALWMAGLSRSNREIMLLVITIPFWTNLLVRNYAWLIILREDGWTAQFVNAVLPFGPVQLLYNDIAVAIGLTYSFLPFMILPIYTVFEKFDWRLVEAAHDLGANRRRALKRVVLPIATSGIVAGCLLVFIPCLGAFVTPALLGGGRTLMLGNIIQMQFGASRNWPFGAALSVVLLSLMLIAMTGMALWRNRRAA, from the coding sequence ATGACCGGTCCATCCGCCATCCGAACCTCTGCTCTGCTCTCGCCGGCACTGTTGGCAATCGTGCTGCTGATCGGCGCGCCGCTCGGCCTGATGGCCTGGATCTCGCTGCTCGAAAAGGGCGGAACCAGCGGTGTCGACTGGAGTTCGGCGCCGTCGCTCGCCAATTACATCAGGTTGGTGTGGGAAGAAGACTTCGACGGCACGATGATCGTCAACACCACCTACCTGACGATCTTTCTGCGCTCCGTCGCCCAGGCTGCTGTCACCACGATCCTCTGCCTTGTCCTCGGCCTGCCGGTGGCGCTGTGGATGGCGGGGCTCTCGCGGTCGAACCGCGAAATCATGCTGCTGGTGATCACCATTCCGTTCTGGACCAATCTTCTGGTCCGCAACTACGCCTGGCTCATCATCCTGCGCGAAGACGGCTGGACCGCGCAGTTCGTCAATGCCGTTCTACCCTTCGGGCCGGTGCAACTGCTCTACAATGATATCGCCGTCGCGATCGGGCTCACCTACTCCTTCCTGCCGTTCATGATCCTGCCGATCTACACCGTCTTCGAAAAATTCGACTGGCGGCTGGTCGAGGCGGCGCACGACCTCGGTGCCAATCGCCGCCGTGCGCTCAAGCGCGTGGTGCTGCCGATCGCCACGTCTGGCATCGTTGCGGGGTGCCTGCTTGTCTTCATCCCCTGCCTTGGCGCCTTCGTGACGCCGGCGCTGCTCGGCGGCGGCAGGACGCTGATGTTGGGCAATATCATCCAGATGCAGTTCGGCGCCTCGCGCAACTGGCCGTTCGGCGCGGCACTTTCCGTCGTGCTCCTCTCATTGATGCTGATAGCCATGACCGGCATGGCGCTCTGGCGCAACAGGAGGGCGGCATGA
- a CDS encoding amidohydrolase, which produces MITTYSNLYDIDGNTIGISCADGKIREIGPDVTGPDAIDCGGRLVLPAFVEPHVHLDKTLWGEAWQPGQRSPRLRDYIDNERKVLSANQTAPDERAARLLTEMLRHGTTAVRSHIDVAPDMGLAHVEAMLRLRDEWRDKVDLQFVAFPQQGLLCRPGTAELIRAAIDMGVETVGGLDPAGIDGDPEGQLNFIFDLAVEKGAGIDIHLHDKGDLGAWQIERIADHTEASGLAGKVMISHAYCLGMISGARLEKIGRRLADLGISLMTSAPADVAVPPVEALTQMGVTVCCGSDGIRDSWSPLGNGDMLERAFLTAYRFDWNTDEDFRRAIGCATDAAARAIGLADYGLKPGNRADFVMIEAINAGDALCRRPGGRRVVRCGAIVAG; this is translated from the coding sequence ATGATCACGACCTATTCGAACCTGTATGATATCGATGGAAACACCATCGGCATAAGCTGCGCCGACGGCAAGATCCGGGAAATCGGCCCCGATGTGACCGGTCCTGACGCCATCGATTGCGGTGGGCGGCTGGTTCTGCCTGCTTTCGTCGAACCACACGTGCATCTCGACAAGACGCTGTGGGGCGAGGCCTGGCAGCCCGGCCAGCGGTCACCGAGGCTGCGCGACTATATCGATAACGAACGCAAGGTCCTGTCCGCCAACCAGACGGCGCCGGACGAGCGCGCCGCACGCCTGCTCACGGAGATGCTGCGCCACGGCACGACGGCGGTGCGGTCGCATATCGATGTGGCACCCGATATGGGCCTCGCGCATGTCGAGGCGATGCTGCGGCTGCGCGACGAATGGCGCGACAAGGTGGACCTGCAATTCGTGGCCTTTCCGCAGCAAGGCCTGCTCTGCCGTCCGGGCACGGCGGAGCTGATCCGGGCGGCGATCGACATGGGCGTCGAGACGGTCGGCGGGCTCGATCCCGCAGGCATCGATGGCGACCCCGAGGGACAATTGAATTTCATCTTCGATCTCGCGGTCGAGAAAGGCGCCGGCATCGACATCCACCTGCATGACAAGGGCGACCTCGGCGCCTGGCAGATCGAGCGGATCGCCGACCACACGGAAGCATCGGGTCTCGCGGGCAAGGTGATGATTTCGCACGCCTATTGCCTCGGCATGATTTCCGGTGCCCGTCTCGAGAAGATCGGCCGCAGGCTCGCTGATCTCGGTATATCCCTGATGACCTCGGCGCCGGCGGATGTCGCCGTGCCGCCGGTGGAGGCGCTTACCCAGATGGGCGTGACCGTATGCTGCGGTTCGGACGGCATCCGCGATTCCTGGTCACCCCTGGGCAATGGCGACATGCTCGAGCGCGCCTTCCTGACCGCCTATCGCTTCGACTGGAACACGGACGAGGATTTCCGGCGCGCGATCGGCTGCGCGACCGACGCCGCGGCGCGCGCCATCGGCCTCGCGGACTACGGCTTGAAGCCCGGCAACCGTGCCGACTTCGTGATGATCGAGGCCATCAATGCCGGCGATGCCCTCTGCCGCCGGCCGGGCGGCCGTCGCGTCGTGCGATGCGGCGCTATTGTGGCGGGCTGA
- a CDS encoding ABC transporter substrate-binding protein, producing the protein MNNYLKALLTGLAIVVPLSTPAIAETLRWSSAGDVISYDPNAQVDSFTQSVQHMVFDPLVRRNKDLKLEPALATSWEVIEPTRWRFKLRQGVKFHEGQSFNADDVVATIQRQIDPGARNRENLSAVVGVEKVDDYTVDLILRGAYPLLLNDLAAIYMMSKPWMEAHDALKPGNTTTGVVTYASNHANGTGPFKLAAYEPDSKSVFAVNEGWWDKPQHNLTEVEFRPIASDATRVAALLSGELDMIAPVPLQDIDRIENTEGLKVAQNPSLREIFLVPSFRPELHAMPGKPNPLLDVKVRQALWHALDMNTIQKRLMRGKSRVSGMLVAPEVTGYDASIDVPLAYDVDKAKALLTEAGYPEGFKVGLGCSNDRYIADEQICLAIASMWAKVGVEVDLSTESKTTYFPRTDKGEFDIYLLGWASLPPMDGYSVLQALLATNDGTFGGSNANGLSNPEIDKLARSAAVELDEPKRIQMLKDAFRITHDQVLYLPLHQQPVAWAMSDKVEIPQFADEYVRPWFAQVK; encoded by the coding sequence GTGAACAACTATTTGAAGGCCCTCCTGACCGGGCTCGCCATCGTGGTGCCGCTATCGACACCGGCAATCGCTGAGACATTGCGCTGGTCGTCGGCTGGCGATGTGATCTCGTATGACCCGAACGCCCAAGTCGACAGCTTCACGCAGAGCGTGCAACACATGGTGTTCGACCCGCTCGTTCGCCGCAACAAGGACCTGAAGCTCGAGCCCGCGCTCGCGACGTCCTGGGAAGTGATCGAGCCGACCCGCTGGCGCTTCAAGCTGCGCCAGGGCGTCAAGTTTCATGAAGGCCAGAGTTTCAATGCCGACGACGTGGTTGCCACCATCCAGCGCCAGATCGATCCCGGCGCGCGCAACCGCGAAAACCTCTCCGCCGTTGTCGGCGTCGAGAAGGTCGATGACTACACTGTCGATCTGATTCTGCGCGGCGCCTATCCGCTGCTGCTCAACGACCTTGCGGCCATCTACATGATGAGCAAGCCCTGGATGGAAGCGCACGACGCGCTGAAGCCGGGTAACACCACGACCGGCGTCGTCACCTATGCCAGCAACCATGCCAATGGAACCGGCCCTTTCAAGCTGGCCGCCTACGAGCCCGATTCCAAGTCGGTCTTCGCCGTCAATGAAGGCTGGTGGGACAAGCCGCAGCATAACCTGACGGAAGTCGAGTTCCGCCCGATCGCCTCGGATGCGACACGCGTCGCGGCACTTCTCTCCGGCGAGCTCGACATGATCGCGCCGGTGCCGCTGCAGGATATCGACCGCATCGAGAACACCGAAGGCCTAAAGGTGGCGCAGAATCCGTCGCTGCGCGAGATATTCCTCGTCCCCAGCTTCCGGCCGGAACTCCACGCCATGCCGGGTAAGCCCAATCCGCTGCTCGACGTCAAGGTGCGCCAGGCGCTGTGGCATGCGCTCGACATGAACACGATCCAGAAGCGCCTGATGCGCGGCAAGTCGCGCGTATCCGGCATGCTGGTCGCCCCTGAAGTGACGGGCTACGACGCGTCGATCGACGTGCCGCTTGCCTATGACGTCGACAAGGCCAAGGCACTGCTCACGGAAGCCGGCTACCCTGAAGGCTTCAAGGTCGGACTCGGCTGCTCGAACGACCGCTATATCGCCGACGAGCAGATCTGCCTGGCGATCGCGTCGATGTGGGCCAAGGTCGGCGTTGAGGTCGATCTCAGCACGGAAAGCAAGACGACCTATTTCCCGCGCACCGACAAGGGCGAGTTCGACATCTATCTGCTCGGCTGGGCTTCGCTTCCGCCGATGGACGGCTACAGCGTGCTCCAGGCGCTGCTCGCCACCAATGACGGGACGTTCGGCGGCAGCAATGCGAACGGCCTGTCCAATCCTGAGATCGACAAGCTTGCGCGCTCGGCTGCGGTCGAACTCGATGAACCCAAGCGTATACAGATGCTGAAGGACGCCTTCCGCATCACCCACGACCAGGTGCTCTATCTGCCGCTGCATCAGCAGCCGGTGGCCTGGGCGATGAGCGACAAGGTCGAGATTCCGCAATTCGCCGATGAATATGTGCGGCCCTGGTTCGCACAGGTGAAATAA
- a CDS encoding ABC transporter permease yields the protein MNPRRFPLTREISIAVLVYLYVPVIVLIAYSFNANRTATVWTHASFDWYSRIVVNPSIQSAATNSLILAVCAATAATLLALMAALGTRRSFFGRGASETILNMPLILPEIVVAVATLLLFVSLGIQLGMGAMILAHTAFCIPFAYLPIRARLEGISGVYEEAAQDLYANRFRTFRRVTMPLLWPGVMAGFTLAFVTSLDDFLTSFFLAGPGTTTLPVYIFSAIRAGITPEINAISAVMLMVSVLLVSLSFFLGRLRR from the coding sequence ATGAACCCCAGGCGCTTTCCGCTGACGCGCGAAATCTCGATCGCCGTTCTGGTCTATCTCTATGTGCCCGTCATCGTGCTGATCGCCTACAGTTTCAATGCCAACCGCACGGCGACGGTGTGGACCCATGCGTCGTTCGACTGGTACAGCCGGATCGTCGTCAATCCCTCCATCCAGTCAGCGGCGACCAATTCGCTGATACTCGCCGTCTGCGCCGCCACCGCCGCGACGCTGTTGGCGCTGATGGCGGCGCTCGGCACGCGGCGCTCATTCTTCGGTCGCGGCGCCTCCGAGACAATCCTCAACATGCCCCTGATCCTGCCCGAGATCGTCGTGGCGGTGGCGACGCTCCTGCTGTTCGTGTCGCTGGGCATCCAGCTCGGCATGGGGGCGATGATCCTGGCGCATACGGCCTTCTGCATCCCTTTTGCTTACCTTCCCATCCGCGCCCGCCTCGAAGGCATCAGCGGGGTTTACGAAGAGGCGGCGCAGGATCTCTATGCCAACCGCTTCCGCACCTTCCGCCGCGTGACGATGCCGCTCCTGTGGCCGGGCGTGATGGCCGGGTTCACGCTGGCCTTCGTCACCAGCCTCGACGACTTCCTGACCTCGTTTTTCCTCGCCGGCCCCGGCACCACGACGCTGCCGGTCTACATCTTCTCGGCCATCCGTGCCGGCATCACGCCGGAGATCAACGCCATCTCGGCGGTGATGCTGATGGTTTCGGTCCTGCTCGTTTCATTGTCGTTTTTTCTCGGCCGTCTGCGCCGCTAA
- a CDS encoding amidohydrolase family protein, whose translation MTRPLLIEGGVVVTMDAGRRVFQKGHVLVSEGRIVAVGEAAIDPPAGAELIDASGMVVMPGLIDTHAHAGHTLTKGLGDDSEQWMNVTGRIYAQATDSEFWAAEAGLSACERIKCGTTTSALLFGGGPDIMRTDDAEAAEAHLDVIADMGLREVLAVGPNRRDSPWAYRKYGQGSYTEFEISPEAQLSVSVALIDRWQGRNDRLHIAMSLPVFTARELEDEHIHAICRQVRDLARQKGVLLVQDGHRDGSIAANAERLDLFDGRSLLAHCIDLTEADIAVLKRTGAKVAHNPSALMSVYGRCPAPELIEAGVTVSLGTDAAAPDRPFDMFRNLFQAHRYHARHFRDDAVLPPMQLLEMATIEGARALCMEDEIGSLEPGKRADIVLVNMRQPHLWPPVHPVQRLVRFANGADVDTTIVGGRILMRGRQLVGMDENAILDRAERAFHRMAERAQLV comes from the coding sequence ATGACCAGACCCTTGTTGATCGAAGGTGGTGTCGTCGTCACCATGGATGCGGGGCGGCGCGTGTTCCAGAAGGGACATGTGCTTGTCAGCGAAGGACGAATCGTAGCGGTCGGCGAGGCGGCAATTGACCCACCGGCGGGTGCGGAGCTCATCGATGCTTCCGGGATGGTGGTCATGCCCGGCCTGATCGACACACATGCCCATGCTGGTCATACGCTGACCAAAGGGCTCGGCGACGATTCAGAACAGTGGATGAATGTCACCGGCCGCATCTACGCACAGGCGACCGATTCGGAGTTCTGGGCGGCGGAAGCGGGCCTGTCGGCTTGCGAGCGCATCAAATGCGGTACGACGACATCAGCACTGTTGTTCGGCGGCGGCCCTGACATCATGCGCACGGATGATGCCGAGGCGGCTGAGGCGCATCTTGATGTCATCGCCGATATGGGCCTGCGCGAGGTGCTGGCGGTCGGTCCGAACCGCCGCGACTCGCCCTGGGCCTATCGTAAGTACGGACAGGGATCGTATACCGAATTTGAAATCTCTCCGGAGGCGCAGCTTTCCGTCAGCGTGGCATTGATCGACCGATGGCAGGGGCGGAATGACCGGCTGCATATAGCGATGTCGCTCCCCGTCTTCACCGCGCGGGAACTCGAGGATGAGCATATCCATGCCATTTGCCGGCAGGTGCGCGATCTCGCGCGTCAAAAGGGCGTGCTTCTCGTTCAGGACGGACACCGGGACGGCTCCATCGCCGCCAATGCCGAGCGCCTCGATCTGTTCGATGGCCGCTCCCTGCTTGCGCATTGCATTGATCTGACCGAAGCCGATATTGCCGTGCTCAAGCGCACCGGCGCGAAAGTGGCGCACAATCCGAGCGCGCTGATGTCGGTATACGGCCGCTGCCCCGCGCCGGAACTGATCGAGGCCGGTGTCACCGTTTCGCTAGGGACCGATGCCGCGGCGCCCGACCGGCCGTTCGACATGTTCCGCAACCTGTTCCAGGCGCATCGCTATCACGCGCGCCATTTCAGGGACGATGCCGTGCTGCCGCCTATGCAACTCCTTGAAATGGCGACGATCGAGGGCGCGAGGGCGCTCTGCATGGAAGACGAGATCGGCTCTCTGGAGCCGGGCAAGCGCGCGGATATCGTCCTTGTCAACATGCGCCAGCCGCATCTCTGGCCGCCGGTCCATCCGGTGCAGCGGCTGGTGCGCTTCGCCAACGGCGCGGATGTCGATACGACGATCGTCGGCGGCAGAATTCTGATGCGCGGACGACAGCTTGTCGGCATGGATGAGAACGCCATTCTGGACCGCGCGGAGCGGGCCTTTCATCGGATGGCTGAGCGCGCGCAACTTGTTTGA
- a CDS encoding GntR family transcriptional regulator, with protein sequence MTPPVSEKSEKSATSKSDAVYRTLKRAILDQALAAGTKLPEDSIGERLGVSRTIVRQALARLNGEGLIEQRPHKGACVAQPSLQDGRDIFAVRQALEALVVDTLAGKLTPQQIKQLETHVDAEDTARANNSANSIQLAGEFHVLLAQLTDNDVLARYVTELVSRSSLILSLYGRPHSSDCAVSEHREIIQALVNSDRKKACSLMEEHIDAITTRALLKGNPEKDFPDLLVAYAKAEGL encoded by the coding sequence ATGACACCTCCGGTCAGTGAGAAAAGCGAAAAGTCGGCGACCTCCAAGTCCGATGCTGTATACCGTACCCTGAAGCGCGCGATCCTTGACCAGGCGCTGGCAGCGGGAACCAAGCTGCCGGAGGACTCGATCGGCGAGCGGCTGGGCGTCAGCCGCACCATCGTGCGGCAGGCCCTGGCGCGGCTGAATGGCGAGGGCCTGATCGAGCAGCGTCCGCACAAGGGCGCCTGCGTGGCCCAGCCCAGTCTTCAGGACGGGCGCGACATTTTCGCCGTGCGCCAGGCACTCGAGGCCCTGGTCGTCGATACGCTCGCAGGCAAGCTCACCCCGCAGCAGATCAAGCAGCTCGAGACCCATGTCGACGCGGAAGACACGGCTCGCGCCAACAATTCCGCCAATTCCATCCAACTCGCGGGCGAGTTCCACGTGCTGCTGGCGCAATTGACTGACAATGATGTACTGGCGCGCTATGTGACCGAACTTGTATCCCGTTCGTCGCTGATCCTGTCACTCTACGGCCGCCCGCATTCGTCGGATTGCGCCGTTTCGGAGCATCGCGAGATCATCCAGGCGCTTGTCAACTCCGACCGCAAGAAGGCCTGCTCGCTGATGGAAGAGCATATCGACGCCATCACCACGCGGGCATTGCTGAAGGGAAATCCGGAGAAGGATTTTCCCGATCTGCTGGTTGCCTATGCCAAGGCGGAAGGTCTTTAG
- a CDS encoding ABC transporter ATP-binding protein: protein MVDASNSPTISIRNISKSFGKGIYAIRVLDDVSLDIGKREFFTLLGPSGCGKTTLLRLIAGFETSDSGSIAIEGRDVTAAPPFHRPVNTVFQSYALFPHLTVEQNVAFALEEQRQPREAIRTRVGEVLEMVRMSAFGSRRPAELSGGQQQRVALARALAPRPRVLLLDEPLSALDLKLRKEMQIELKQLQEEAGITFLFVTHDQEEALTLSDRVAVMQSGRILQMGPPREIYETPTHRFVADFIGDINLMEGEALAGGGVRLDAGAVLPLTHCKSGRVTVAIRPERARLVPAGQGALEATIIHSAYLGTAMLHKLGLPDGSTFLLRQLESSGFACGNGERVGLALPAEALRVLEQ, encoded by the coding sequence ATGGTAGACGCATCCAATTCGCCTACGATTTCCATCCGGAATATCAGCAAGAGCTTCGGCAAGGGCATCTATGCCATCCGTGTGCTCGACGATGTCTCGCTCGATATCGGCAAACGCGAGTTCTTCACGCTTCTCGGCCCTTCGGGCTGCGGCAAGACCACGCTGCTCCGCCTGATCGCTGGCTTCGAGACATCCGATAGCGGCTCCATCGCCATCGAGGGGCGCGACGTCACGGCCGCCCCACCCTTCCACCGGCCGGTCAACACGGTCTTCCAGAGCTACGCGCTTTTCCCGCACCTGACGGTCGAGCAGAACGTGGCCTTCGCGCTGGAGGAACAGCGCCAGCCACGCGAGGCGATCCGCACCCGCGTCGGCGAGGTGCTGGAAATGGTGCGGATGAGCGCCTTCGGCAGCCGCCGCCCGGCCGAATTGTCAGGCGGGCAGCAACAGCGCGTGGCGCTGGCCCGGGCGCTCGCGCCGCGACCGCGCGTGCTACTGCTCGACGAACCTCTCTCCGCGCTCGATCTCAAGCTGCGCAAGGAGATGCAGATCGAGCTCAAGCAGTTGCAGGAAGAGGCCGGCATCACCTTCCTGTTCGTGACCCATGACCAGGAAGAGGCGCTGACGCTCTCGGATCGGGTCGCGGTCATGCAGTCGGGCCGAATCCTGCAGATGGGCCCGCCGCGCGAGATCTACGAGACACCGACGCACCGCTTCGTCGCGGATTTTATTGGCGACATCAATCTCATGGAAGGCGAGGCGCTGGCAGGCGGCGGCGTGCGGCTCGATGCCGGCGCGGTCCTGCCGCTGACCCATTGCAAGTCGGGCCGGGTCACCGTGGCGATCAGGCCCGAACGCGCGCGTCTCGTGCCCGCAGGTCAAGGCGCGCTGGAAGCCACGATCATCCATTCGGCCTATCTGGGCACGGCGATGCTTCACAAGCTCGGCCTGCCCGACGGCAGCACATTCCTGTTGCGCCAGCTGGAATCGTCGGGGTTTGCCTGCGGCAACGGCGAGCGGGTCGGACTGGCCCTGCCGGCGGAAGCGTTGCGGGTGCTGGAGCAATGA
- a CDS encoding extracellular solute-binding protein has product MSLKSCFGAALAAVAFLAAPAAAQDAEKTLYFYNWTDYYPVDLLKKFESETGIKVILDGFDSNDTLLAKLQSGGASYDVIVPSDYVIPGLIKDGLLKKIDTHSMSNYVHMKDAFKNPDFDPKHEYSAPYLWGVTGLAYDSAQVEGGKVEASWKEYFEPRTDLVGKIAALDTASDEILAASIYLGIPQCTESNDDAAKILKLLQDQKDKLKLYSSDSTVDRLASGEVAMYHVWNGATARATAQRSSIRFLYPKEGTPMFRDNFAVPANAPHPENAKIFINWMMAPENAAAVSNAIAYANAIKSDEFLNDQWRKMDAINMPAEYASRLVPTKDCGPKARELRDRIWTRLKG; this is encoded by the coding sequence ATGTCCCTGAAATCCTGTTTCGGTGCCGCCCTGGCCGCCGTAGCTTTCCTCGCCGCGCCCGCAGCGGCGCAGGATGCCGAGAAGACGCTCTATTTCTACAACTGGACCGACTATTATCCGGTCGATCTGCTGAAGAAATTCGAAAGCGAGACCGGAATCAAGGTCATTCTCGACGGCTTCGACAGCAACGACACGCTGCTGGCGAAACTCCAATCCGGCGGCGCGTCCTACGACGTGATCGTGCCGAGCGACTATGTCATCCCCGGCCTCATCAAGGATGGACTGCTCAAGAAGATCGACACCCACAGCATGTCGAACTACGTCCACATGAAGGACGCCTTCAAGAACCCGGATTTCGACCCGAAGCACGAATATTCCGCACCCTATCTCTGGGGCGTGACGGGCCTCGCCTATGACAGCGCACAGGTCGAAGGCGGCAAGGTGGAGGCGAGCTGGAAGGAATATTTCGAGCCTCGCACCGATCTCGTCGGCAAGATCGCGGCACTCGACACGGCAAGCGACGAGATTCTCGCCGCCTCGATCTATCTCGGTATCCCGCAATGCACTGAGAGCAACGATGACGCTGCGAAGATCCTGAAGCTGCTTCAGGATCAGAAGGACAAGCTGAAGCTCTACAGTTCCGACAGCACCGTCGACCGGCTGGCCTCGGGTGAGGTCGCGATGTACCACGTCTGGAACGGCGCCACCGCACGCGCCACGGCGCAGCGCAGCTCGATCCGCTTCCTCTACCCGAAAGAGGGCACGCCGATGTTCCGCGATAATTTCGCGGTCCCGGCCAATGCGCCACATCCGGAAAACGCCAAGATCTTCATCAACTGGATGATGGCGCCGGAAAATGCAGCCGCCGTATCGAACGCGATCGCCTATGCCAATGCCATCAAGTCCGACGAGTTCCTCAACGACCAGTGGCGCAAGATGGACGCGATCAACATGCCGGCCGAATATGCCAGCCGCCTGGTGCCGACAAAGGATTGCGGCCCAAAGGCGCGCGAACTGCGTGACCGAATCTGGACCCGCCTGAAGGGCTGA
- a CDS encoding flavin reductase family protein, translating into MDIDFTAISGPDKYRLLTNFVGPRPIALVGTRSPAGHNNAAPMSFFNVFSHEPPLVVLGIQARGNGDEKDTVGNIRRTGEFVVNMVDMSIAEAMIVCSVNFASDIDELDFAGLTPVACNQIDVSRIAESPCSFECRLERFIDYPNRSLVIGEVVHMHVPDRCLDVQGRYVNPETYQPIARLHADNYIASDRQFELKKSDALLPYEASQVTPRPERIAR; encoded by the coding sequence ATGGATATAGACTTCACTGCAATTTCCGGCCCGGACAAGTATCGGCTGCTCACCAATTTCGTCGGGCCGCGGCCGATTGCGCTCGTCGGCACGCGCTCGCCGGCAGGCCACAACAATGCCGCGCCGATGAGCTTCTTCAACGTCTTTTCGCATGAGCCGCCGCTGGTGGTGCTCGGCATTCAGGCCCGCGGTAACGGCGACGAGAAGGATACGGTCGGCAATATCCGCCGCACCGGCGAATTCGTGGTCAATATGGTCGATATGTCGATCGCCGAGGCGATGATCGTCTGCAGCGTCAACTTCGCTTCCGATATCGACGAGCTCGACTTCGCCGGTCTGACGCCGGTGGCCTGCAACCAGATCGATGTCAGCAGGATCGCGGAGAGCCCCTGCAGCTTCGAGTGCCGGCTGGAGCGCTTCATCGATTATCCCAACCGTTCACTTGTTATCGGCGAGGTCGTACACATGCATGTGCCCGACCGGTGCCTCGATGTGCAGGGGCGCTACGTCAATCCGGAGACCTACCAGCCCATCGCACGGCTGCATGCCGACAATTACATTGCCTCCGACCGGCAGTTCGAGCTCAAGAAGTCCGATGCACTGCTACCCTATGAGGCGTCGCAGGTGACGCCGAGGCCGGAAAGGATAGCCCGATGA